Proteins from one Shewanella pealeana ATCC 700345 genomic window:
- the purL gene encoding phosphoribosylformylglycinamidine synthase produces MEIIRGAPALSAFRVQKLMQACESAALPVRQIYAEFVHLADLNESLNEKESQQLEKILTYGPAIEAHTPEGHLHFVTPRPGTISPWSSKATDIAHNCGLNKVKRLERGIAYYVVSDELTGEQLKTLNALLHDRMVEVILPSFDAASVLFARTEPAQFTSVDVLNQGRAALEQANTKLGLALADDEIDYLVENFTRLGRNPNDIELMMFAQANSEHCRHKIFNADWTIDGEVQPKSLFKMIKNTFEKTPDNVLSAYKDNAAVMTGSTAGRFFPKQDGVYGYHTEPMHILMKVETHNHPTAISPYPGAATGSGGEIRDEGATGRGSKPKAGLTGFSVSNLKIPGFVQPWEADYGKPDRIVTALDIMTEGPLGGAAFNNEFGRPALVGYFRTYEQEVNSHNGVEVRGYHKPIMLAGGLGNIREDHVQKGEITVGAKLVVLGGPAMNIGLGGGAASSMTSGQSSEDLDFASVQRENPEMERRCQEVIDRCWQMGDDNPIQFIHDVGAGGLSNAFPELVNDGERGGKFELRKVPSDEPGMSPLEIWCNESQERYVMSIAPENIELFSQICQRERAPFAVVGVATEEKELVLSDEHFENHPIDLPLEVLLGKAPKMSRDVISAKANSAALDQSGIEVQEAAHRLLRLPTIAEKTFLITIGDRTVTGLVNRDQMVGPWQVPVADCAVTASSYDSYTGEAMSLGERTPLALLDFGASARMAVAESIMNIAGTDIGSFKRIKLSANWMSPAGHPGEDAGLYQAVKAIGEELCPDLSLTIPVGKDSMSMKTAWEDNGVQKTVTSPMSLVITAFGVVQDVRNTVTPELRTDKGDTDLLLLDLGLGQNRLGGSCLAQVYSELGDIAPDLDNSATLKGFFETIQPMIADKSIIAYHDRSDGGLYTTLVEMAFAGHTGLNVDLSALSGNDIERLFNEELGAVIQVRRQDAAIISDKFAAAGVPCHKVAELTDTDQIAIFDGAREVLTETRTSLRTIWAETTYRMQALRDNPECAKEEFELKQDSKDLGLTVDLSFDPSEDVAAPFILKGVAPKMAILREQGVNSHIEMAAAFDRAGFESRDVHMSDILSGRISLEEFQGLVACGGFSYGDVLGAGEGWAKSILFNDRAREQFSQFFERNDSFSLGVCNGCQMLSNLKDIIPGTELWPHFVRNRSERFEARFSLVEVQKSPSLFFQGMEGSRMPIAVSHGEGRAEFATPEALAAAEASGTIALRYVDGNGQIATQYPQNPNGSPNAITALSSTDGRVTIMMPHPERVFRTVANSWHPESWGEDSPWMRMFRNVRKSVG; encoded by the coding sequence ATGGAGATCATCCGCGGAGCCCCTGCACTTTCGGCGTTTAGAGTACAGAAGCTGATGCAAGCTTGTGAATCGGCAGCACTGCCAGTGCGCCAAATCTATGCCGAGTTTGTCCATTTAGCCGATTTAAACGAGTCGCTAAATGAAAAAGAAAGTCAACAGCTTGAAAAAATCCTCACCTACGGCCCCGCTATCGAAGCGCATACGCCAGAAGGTCATCTCCACTTCGTTACACCCCGTCCCGGTACCATCTCTCCCTGGTCATCAAAAGCAACTGATATTGCCCACAACTGCGGCCTGAATAAGGTTAAGCGTTTAGAGCGTGGTATTGCTTACTATGTTGTGAGTGATGAACTGACTGGCGAACAGCTTAAAACATTAAACGCATTGCTGCATGACCGCATGGTAGAAGTGATCTTACCAAGCTTCGATGCCGCTAGCGTGTTATTTGCCCGCACTGAGCCTGCACAGTTCACTAGCGTTGATGTTCTGAACCAAGGCCGGGCTGCGCTTGAGCAAGCTAACACTAAGCTGGGTTTGGCTTTGGCCGATGATGAAATTGACTACCTAGTTGAGAATTTTACTCGTCTAGGTCGCAACCCGAACGATATCGAGCTGATGATGTTTGCTCAAGCAAACTCTGAGCATTGTCGTCATAAGATCTTTAACGCAGATTGGACAATCGACGGTGAAGTTCAGCCAAAATCATTGTTCAAGATGATTAAAAATACCTTCGAGAAGACACCAGACAACGTGTTATCTGCCTATAAAGATAACGCCGCGGTAATGACTGGCTCTACAGCGGGTCGCTTCTTCCCGAAACAAGATGGCGTTTATGGCTACCACACTGAGCCAATGCATATCTTAATGAAGGTAGAAACTCACAATCACCCGACTGCAATTAGCCCATATCCAGGTGCGGCGACAGGCAGCGGCGGTGAGATCCGTGATGAAGGCGCAACAGGGCGCGGCTCTAAGCCAAAGGCTGGCCTAACAGGCTTTAGCGTATCCAATCTTAAGATCCCAGGCTTTGTTCAGCCATGGGAAGCCGATTATGGCAAACCTGATCGCATCGTGACTGCGCTCGATATTATGACCGAAGGCCCACTAGGCGGCGCGGCATTTAACAATGAGTTTGGTCGTCCGGCACTTGTGGGTTACTTCCGTACTTACGAGCAGGAAGTTAATAGCCATAACGGCGTTGAAGTGCGTGGTTACCATAAGCCAATTATGCTTGCTGGTGGTTTAGGTAATATCCGCGAAGACCATGTACAAAAAGGTGAGATCACCGTTGGCGCTAAGCTAGTTGTACTTGGCGGTCCAGCGATGAACATCGGTTTGGGCGGCGGCGCGGCGTCATCAATGACATCGGGTCAGTCGAGTGAAGACTTAGACTTTGCTTCTGTGCAGCGTGAAAATCCAGAAATGGAGCGTCGTTGCCAGGAAGTGATCGACCGCTGCTGGCAGATGGGCGATGACAACCCAATCCAATTTATCCACGATGTGGGCGCGGGTGGTTTATCAAATGCCTTCCCTGAGCTTGTCAATGACGGCGAGCGTGGCGGTAAGTTTGAGTTACGTAAAGTACCATCTGATGAGCCAGGAATGAGCCCATTAGAAATTTGGTGTAACGAGTCACAAGAGCGTTATGTGATGTCAATCGCACCAGAGAATATCGAGCTATTCAGCCAGATTTGTCAGCGTGAACGTGCACCATTTGCAGTAGTCGGTGTGGCAACTGAAGAAAAAGAACTCGTCCTTAGTGATGAGCACTTTGAGAATCACCCAATCGACTTGCCACTCGAAGTACTATTAGGCAAAGCGCCTAAGATGAGCCGCGATGTGATCAGCGCTAAAGCTAATTCTGCAGCACTGGACCAATCGGGTATCGAAGTACAAGAAGCGGCGCACCGTTTACTGCGTTTACCAACGATTGCTGAGAAGACCTTCCTAATCACCATAGGTGATAGAACGGTAACCGGCTTAGTTAACCGCGACCAAATGGTGGGTCCATGGCAGGTTCCGGTAGCCGATTGTGCGGTTACTGCATCAAGCTACGACTCATACACGGGTGAAGCCATGTCTTTGGGTGAGCGCACGCCGCTTGCACTACTCGACTTTGGCGCATCTGCACGTATGGCGGTTGCCGAGTCAATCATGAATATCGCCGGTACTGATATCGGTTCATTCAAGCGCATCAAGCTATCTGCTAACTGGATGTCTCCAGCGGGTCACCCAGGTGAAGACGCTGGTCTCTATCAAGCGGTAAAAGCGATTGGTGAAGAGTTATGCCCTGACTTGTCGCTGACAATTCCAGTGGGTAAAGACTCAATGTCAATGAAGACGGCTTGGGAAGATAACGGTGTACAGAAAACCGTGACTTCACCAATGTCACTGGTTATTACCGCATTTGGCGTAGTCCAAGATGTGCGTAACACTGTGACGCCAGAGCTTCGCACCGACAAAGGTGACACCGACCTGTTACTGCTTGACCTTGGTCTAGGGCAAAATCGCTTAGGTGGCTCTTGTTTAGCACAGGTTTACAGTGAGCTAGGTGATATTGCGCCGGATCTTGATAACTCAGCGACTCTGAAAGGTTTCTTCGAAACTATTCAACCAATGATTGCCGATAAGTCGATTATTGCTTACCACGACAGAAGCGACGGCGGCCTATACACCACACTAGTTGAAATGGCGTTTGCAGGTCACACTGGCTTAAATGTTGATTTAAGCGCATTAAGTGGTAATGACATTGAGCGTTTGTTTAACGAAGAGCTTGGCGCTGTGATTCAAGTTCGTCGTCAAGACGCTGCGATTATCAGCGATAAGTTTGCAGCAGCTGGCGTACCTTGTCATAAGGTGGCAGAGCTCACCGATACCGATCAAATTGCTATCTTCGATGGTGCTCGTGAAGTATTAACCGAGACGCGTACCTCTCTACGCACTATTTGGGCTGAAACCACGTACCGCATGCAGGCGCTACGCGATAACCCTGAGTGTGCTAAAGAAGAGTTCGAGCTTAAGCAAGACAGCAAGGACTTAGGTCTAACGGTCGATTTAAGTTTCGATCCAAGTGAAGACGTTGCCGCGCCATTTATCTTAAAAGGCGTCGCACCTAAGATGGCTATCTTGCGTGAGCAGGGCGTTAACTCGCATATCGAAATGGCGGCGGCATTTGACCGTGCAGGTTTCGAGTCTCGCGATGTGCACATGAGTGACATCCTAAGCGGCCGTATTAGCCTAGAAGAGTTCCAAGGCCTAGTGGCTTGTGGTGGCTTCTCATATGGTGACGTCTTGGGCGCGGGTGAAGGTTGGGCTAAGTCTATTCTGTTTAACGACCGTGCTCGTGAGCAGTTTAGTCAGTTCTTCGAACGTAATGACAGCTTCTCACTAGGTGTGTGTAACGGTTGTCAGATGTTGTCTAACCTTAAAGATATCATCCCTGGCACAGAATTATGGCCACACTTCGTGCGTAACCGCTCTGAGCGTTTCGAGGCGCGTTTCAGCCTAGTTGAAGTGCAGAAGAGTCCTTCATTATTCTTCCAAGGCATGGAAGGCTCACGCATGCCAATCGCTGTGTCACACGGTGAAGGTCGCGCTGAGTTTGCTACGCCAGAGGCTCTAGCCGCAGCAGAAGCGTCAGGTACAATTGCACTACGCTACGTTGATGGTAACGGACAGATTGCGACTCAGTACCCACAAAACCCGAACGGTTCGCCTAATGCGATTACGGCATTGAGCTCAACCGACGGTCGAGTGACGATTATGATGCCGCATCCTGAGCGTGTATTTAGAACGGTTGCTAACTCGTGGCATCCTGAATCTTGGGGTGAAGACAGCCCTTGGATGAGAATGTTCCGCAACGTGAGAAAGTCAGTCGGCTAA